A part of Vigna radiata var. radiata cultivar VC1973A chromosome 11, Vradiata_ver6, whole genome shotgun sequence genomic DNA contains:
- the LOC106777544 gene encoding transcription initiation factor TFIID subunit 1 isoform X1 gives MGYDSASPSQDGRDEDDEEEYEESGKGNRFLGFMFGNVDNSGDLDVDYLDEDAKEHLSALADKLGPSLTDIDLSGKSPQTPPDVVEQDCDEKAEDAVDYEDIDEEYDGPETEAANEEDYLLPKKEFFSAEASVCMESKASVFDDENYDEESEKEQDFLNEDSKPDNISLPEEQEETLVEASKEESALERELHVDSLQSEELDADVQKPEEEGTEVQKRSMAMPLPILCVEDGVAILRFSEIFGIHEPLRKGEKREHRQPITRDRYKSLDFTDDFVEEDEEEFLKGSSQSLSQTKQVSVVHNDVSESNDVDLEFPKFGFLHTEPSVARKDDHQSKDSCHSAEPMKGDFEEDLSWKDHPFIWTNFYPLDQQDWEDEIIWGNSPVPSNNNIESCEVSGPELGVSGGSEIEIESGIQNIQLEHHKILEDKDHNVLLSSPVSLEAFGSRDSSEAKTNLISRSLFHPQLLRLESRSEVDSSSLPDGKEGEISKHNQSGQITRFSKAISQNRDMVEGSWLDEIIWEELDQPMVKPKLIFDLQDDQMHFEVLDSKDGAHLRLHAGAIILTRSSKSSSGDSSEVPGHGSQYGWRYVSNDKHYSNRKTSQQLKSNSKKRSAHGVKVFHSQPALKLQTMKLKLSNKDIANFHRPKALWYPHDNEVAVKEQGKLPTQGPMKIIIKSLGGKGSKLHVDTEETLSTVKAKASKKLDFKASETVKIFYLGRELEDQKSLAEQNVQPNSLLHLVRSKIHLWPKAQRVPGENKSLRPPGAFKKKSDLSVKDGHVFLMEYCEERPLLLSNVGMGARLCTYYQKCSPDDQSGSLLRNTDSSLGHVISLDPADKSPFLGDLKPGCSQSSLETNMYRAPVFPHKVPLTDYLLVRSPKGKLSLRRIDKINVVGQQEPLMEVFSPGSKNLQTYMMNRLLVHMCREFQAAEKRHLPPHIRVDEFLSQFPYQSEASFRKKIKEYANLQRGANGQSILVKKRNFRMWSEDELRKMVLPELVCAYESMQAGLYRLKHLGITETHPTNISSAMSRLPDEAIALAAASHIERELQITPWNLSSNFVACTSQGKENIERMEITGVGDPSGRGMGFSYARAPPKAPVSSAMVKKKAAANRGGSTVTGTDADLRRLSMEAAREVLLKFNVPEEVITKQTRWHRIAMIRKLSSEQAASGVKVDPTTISKYARGQRMSFLQLQQQTREKCQEIWDRQVQSLSAVNADENESDSEGNSDLDSFAGDLENLLDAEEFEEGEEGTNDLKRDKGDGVKGLKMRRRSTLAQAEEEIEDEAAEAAELCRLLMDDDEADRKKKKKTKVTGEETRLVSKMQSKFAFDNAEQVKQITNSLQLDGNIPLKEDTITDLREEENFGAKKSKSLKVNKAKKNDIAPISLPNKKIKLNMGEGIKNQVFKEKKPSRETFVCGACGQPGHMRTNKNCPKYGEDLETQLESADMEKSSGKPISVDPSSHSQPKTASKKSSSKSNSKITPVDNSAKIPLKFKCGSTEKSSDKPVTETLQNSDKPVTSDSETAKSAKVNKIIIPKKVKPDDTQAESRKHAVVIRPPTESSRGLPADSGRGPPTDAGRGQVDYQKLPIKIRPPTEEQSHKKIVIRRTKEVIDLELDSPGGNTGLQHRKTKRIVELSNFEKHKQETVYGTGAFPKWNTKEDRRWWEEQEKRRNDARLREEDRARRHHKEEMRMLKEQERLDEIKRFEEDIRREREEEERQKAKKKKKKKKPDLRDEYLDDPRARRHDKRMPERDRSGKRRSVAELGKLSADYMPPTKRRRGGGGEVGLANILEGIVETMVKDRYELSYLFVKPVSKKEAPDYLDIIDTPMDLSRIRERVRNMEYKSREDFRHDVWQITFNAHKYNDGRNPGIPPLADMLLEYCDYLLNENDDSLTSAEAGIETRDS, from the exons ATGGGTTACGATTCGGCTAGCCCCTCGCAGGATGGGAGGGACGAAG atgatgaagaagaatatgAGGAGTCTGGCAAGGGTAATCGGTTTCTTGGGTTCATGTTTGGAAATGTAGATAATTCTGGTGATCTCGATGTTGACTATCTTGATGAG GATGCAAAGGAGCATCTTTCTGCATTAGCCGATAAGTTGGGTCCATCACTGACAGATATAGAT TTGTCAGGAAAATCGCCACAAACACCACCTGACGTTGTTGAACAAG ACTGTGATGAAAAAGCTGAAGACGCTGTtgattatgaagatattgatgAAGAGTATGATGGTCCAGAGACAGAGGCTGCCAATGAAGAAGACTATTTATTGccaaaaaaagaatttttctcTGCTGAAGCATCTGTATGTATGGAATCCAAAGCTTCTGTATTTGATGATGAAAATTATGATGAAGAATCTGAGAAGGAGCAAGACTTTCTGAATGAAGATTCTAAACCTGATAATATCTCCTTACCtg AGGAGCAGGAAGAGACTTTGGTAGAGGCATCTAAAGAAGAGAGTGCTCTTGAACGTGAATTACATGTTGACTCACTGCAAAGTGAAGAATTGGATGCTGATGTACAAAAACCTGAGGAG GAAGGGACTGAAGTCCAGAAAAGGTCTATGGCTATGCCGTTGCCTATTTTATGTGTGGAAGATGGTGTGGCAATTTTACGCTTCTCTGAAATCTTTGGCATTCATGAACCTCTCAGAAAGGGAGAAAAGAGAGAACACAGGCAACCTATTACTAGAG ATAGATACAAGTCTTTGGATTTTACTGATGATTTTGTagaagaggatgaagaggaATTCCTCAAGGGTTCCTCCCAGAGTCTCTCACAGACTAAACAGGTTTCTGTAGTTCATAATGATGTATCAGAAAGCAACGATGTTGACTTGGAGTTTCCAAAATTTGGGTTTCTTCATACTGAGCCCTCAGTGGCCAGGAAAGATGATCATCAATCGAAGGACTCGTGTCATAGTGCTGAACCAATGAAAGGGGATTTTGAAGAAGACCTTTCCTGGAAAGATCATCCTTTCATATGGACCAACTTTTATCCTCTTGATCAGCAAGACTGGGAAGATGAAATCATTTGGGGCAATTCTCCTGTtccaagtaataataatattgaaagcTGTGAAGTTTCTGGACCTGAGTTGGGAGTTTCTGGTGGCAgtgaaatagaaattgaaagtgGGATCCAGAATATTCAGCTGGAGCATCACAAGATACTGGAAGATAAAGATCATAATGTCTTGCTCAGCTCTCCTGTCTCGTTGGAGGCCTTTGGCTCAAGGGATTCTTCTGAAGCTAAAACCAATCTAATATCTAGAAGTCTTTTTCATCCCCAACTTTTAAGGTTAGAATCCAGATCTGAAGTGGATAGTTCTAGTCTTCCAGATGGAAAAGAGGGGGAGATATCTAAACATAATCAAAGTGGTCAAATTACACGTTTTAGCAAGGCTATATCACAAAATAGAGACATGGTGGAGGGTTCCTGGTTAGACGAGATAATATGGGAGGAGCTTGATCAGCCTATGGTGAAACCAAAGCTTATCTTTGATCTTCAGGATGATCAAATGCACTTCGAAGTTTTGGATAGTAAGGATGGTGCACATCTTCGTCTTCATGCTGGGGCTATAATTTTAACTCGTTCTTCAAAATCAAGCAGTGGGGACTCATCTGAAGTACCAGGACATGGAAGTCAATATGGATGGCGATATGTGTCTAATGACAAACATTATTCAAATCGTAAAACTTCTCAACAATTGAAATCAAATTCCAAAAAACGCTCGGCACATGGTGTCAAAGTTTTCCACTCTCAACCTGCGTTGAAGCTGCAGACAATGAAATTGAAGTTGAGCAA TAAAGATATTGCAAATTTTCACCGGCCAAAAGCATTATGGTATCCCCATGACAATGAGGTTGCTGTCAAAGAACAAGGGAAATTGCCAACACAAGGACccatgaaaattattataaagagtTTGGGTGGCAAGGGAAGTAAATTGCATGTGGATACTGAAGAAACTCTCTCAACTGTTAAAGCAAAAGCTTCCAAAAAGCTAG ATTTTAAGGCATCAGAAAcagtgaaaatattttatttagggaGGGAGCTTGAAGATCAGAAGTCACTTGCCGAACAAAATGTTCAACCAAACTCCTTGTTACATCTTGTTCGTTCAAAGATACATTTGTGGCCAAAAGCACAGAGGGTTCCTGGGGAGAACAAGTCCTTGCGTCCTCCTGGGGCATTCAAGAAAAAATCTGATCTGTCTGTAAAAGACGGACATGTTTTTCTGATGGA GTATTGTGAAGAAAGACCTTTACTTTTGAGCAATGTTGGAATGGGTGCAAGACTTTGTACATACTATCAAAAATGCTCACCAGATGACCAATCTGGCTCTTTATTACGTAACACAGATAGTAGCTTGGGGCACGTTATTTCTCTGGATCCTGCGGATAAATCTCCGTTCCTTGGAGATTTGAAACCTGGTTGCTCTCAGTCATCACTAGAGACAAATATGTATAGAGCACCCGTATTTCCTCATAAAGTTCCACTAACTGACTACCTGCTGGTTCGCTCACCAAAGGGAAAGCTATCATTAAGGCGCattgataaaattaatgttGTTGGACAGCAG GAGCCACTCATGGAGGTATTTTCACCAGGAAGTAAAAATCTTCAGACTTACATGATGAACAGGCTGTTGGTACACATGTGCCGTGAATTCCAAGCAGCAGAGAAGCGGCACTTGCCTCCTCATATCCGTGTTGATGAATTTCTCTCACAGTTTCCTTACCAATCGGAAGCATCATTTCGTAAGAAAATCAAGGAATATGCAAATTTACAG AGGGGAGCAAATGGACAGTCgattttggttaaaaagagaaatTTCCGCATGTGGTCTGAGGATGAATTGAGAAAAATGGTTCTGCCGGAGCTT GTTTGTGCCTATGAAAGCATGCAAGCAGGCCTCTACCGGCTAAAACATTTAGGAATAACTGAAACACACCCTACAAATATTTCATCTGCAATGAGTCGGCTCCCTGATGAAGCAATAGCATTGGCTGCTGCATCACACATTGAGAGAGAACTGCAGATTACTCCTTGGAACTTGAGTAGCAATTTTGTTGCTTGTACAAGCCAG GGTAAGGAAAATATTGAGCGAATGGAAATTACTGGCGTTGGTGATCCTTCTGGTCGAGGCATGGGTTTCAGCTATGCTCGGGCACCTCCAAAGGCACCAGTGTCTAGTGCAATGGTGAAGAAGAAAGCAGCTGCTAACCGTGGAGGTTCCACTGTTACTGGTACAGATGCTGATCTGCGTAGATTAAGCATGGAGGCTGCGCGAGAG GTTCTTCTTAAGTTCAATGTTCCTGAGGAAGTCATTACTAAACAAACCAGGTGGCATCGCATTGCTATGATACGTAAACTTTCAAGTGAGCAAGCTGCATCTGGGGTTAAGGTTGACCCGACAACTATCAGCAAATATGCTCGTGGCCAGCGAATGTCCTTTCTTCAGTTACAGCAGCAGACTAGAGAAAAATGCCAGGAGATTTGGGATCGACAAGTTCAGAGTCTGTCAGCTGTAAATGCTGATGAGAACGAGAGTGATTCGGAAGGTAATAGTGATCTGGATTCTTTTGCTGGAGACCTGGAAAATTTACTTGATGCTGAGGAGTTTGAAGAGGGAGAAGAAGGTACAAATGACTTAAAACGTGACAAGGGAGACGGTGTTAAGGGTCTTAAAATGAGAAGACGCTCAACTTTGGCTCAGGCAGAGGAGGAAATAGAAGATGAAGCCGCTGAGGCTGCTGAGTTATGCAGGTTGCTGATGGATG ATGATGAAGCtgataggaagaaaaagaagaaaactaaagTAACTGGGGAAGAAACAAGATTGGTATCAAAGATGCAATCAAAATTTGCCTTCGACAATGCTGAACAAgttaaacaaataacaaatagtTTACAATTAGATGGAAATATTCCCTTGAAAGAGGACACGATTACAGATCTTAGGGAG GAGGAAAATTTTGGTGCTAAAAAAAGCAAATCACTGAAGGTCAATAAAGCCAAGAAGAATGATATTGCACCTATTTCTCTTcccaataaaaaaatcaaattgaatatgGGAGAAGGAATTAAG AACCAGGTGTTTAAGGAGAAAAAACCATCAAGGGAAACTTTTGTTTGTGGAGCATGTGGTCAG CCTGGGCATATGCGAACAAACAAGAACTGTCCAAAATATGGTGAAGATCTTGAAACTCAACTTGAATCTGCAGATATGGAAAAATCATCTGGGAAACCCATATCTGTGGACCCCTCCAGTCACTCCCAGCCTAAAACCGCCTCCAAAAAGTCAAGTTCGAAAAGCAACTCAAAGATTACTCCTGTTGACAATTCGGCAAAAATTCCACTGAAATTCAAATGTGGCTCCACAGAGAAATCTTCTGATAAACCTGTAACAGAGACCCTGCAGAACTCTGACAAGCCAGTCACTTCGGATTCAGAAACTGCAAAGTCTGCTAAGgttaataagataattattcCCAAAAAAGTGAAACCAGATGATACACAGGCTGAATCTCGTAAGCATGCTGTTGTTATAAGGCCTCCTACTGAATCAAGTAGAGGGCTTCCTGCTGATTCAGGTAGAGGGCCTCCTACTGATGCAGGCAGAGGTCAGGTTGATTATCAGAAGTTACCAATTAAAATACGACCACCAACAGAGGAGCAAAGTCACAAAAAGATTGTTATAAGACGTACGAAGGAGGTTATTGATTTAGAACTGGATAGTCCTGGTGGAAACACTGGACTTCAACACAGAAAGACAAAAAGAATTGTTGAATTGTCAAATTTTGAGAAACATAAACAGGAGACCGTGTATGGAACTGGAGCTTTTCCAAAATGGAACACTAAAGAGGACAGAAGATGGTGGGAAGAGCAAGAGAAACGAAGAAATGATGCAAGACTTAGAGAAGAAGACAGAGCAAGGAGGCATCACAAAGAAGAAATGAGGATGCTCAAAGAGCAAGAAAGGTTAGATGAGATAAAAAGATTTGAAGAAGATATCAGAAGAGAGAGGGAGGAAGAAGAACGGCAAAaggctaagaagaaaaagaagaagaaaaagccTGATTTAAGAGATGAGTATTTAGATGATCCCAGAGCAAGAAGACATGATAAGAGAATGCCTGAAAGAGACAGGAGTGGAAAAAGGAGATCTGTTGCTGAGTTAGGAAAGCTTAGTGCAGATTATATGCCGCCAACAAAACGCCGAAGAGGGGGAGGGGGAGAG GTTGGTTTGGCAAATATCTTGGAGGGCATTGTGGAAACGATGGTTAAAGATAGGTACGAGCTATCGTATCTTTTCGTGAAACCAGTGTCGAAGAAAGAGGCTCCTGACTACCTGGACATTATAGATACGCCTATGGATCTTTCCAGAATCAGGGAGAGAGTACGGAATATGGAGTACAAGAGCCGAGAAGATTTCAGGCATGATGTTTGGCAGATTACTTTTAATGCACACAAATACAACGACGGGAGAAATCCTGGAATTCCTCCCCTTGCAGATATGCTTTTGGAATATTGTGATTATTTGTTGAATGAGAATGATGATAGCCTCACTTCAGCAGAAGCTGGCATTGAAACTAGAGATTCCTAA
- the LOC106777544 gene encoding transcription initiation factor TFIID subunit 1 isoform X2, which translates to MESKASVFDDENYDEESEKEQDFLNEDSKPDNISLPEEQEETLVEASKEESALERELHVDSLQSEELDADVQKPEEEGTEVQKRSMAMPLPILCVEDGVAILRFSEIFGIHEPLRKGEKREHRQPITRDRYKSLDFTDDFVEEDEEEFLKGSSQSLSQTKQVSVVHNDVSESNDVDLEFPKFGFLHTEPSVARKDDHQSKDSCHSAEPMKGDFEEDLSWKDHPFIWTNFYPLDQQDWEDEIIWGNSPVPSNNNIESCEVSGPELGVSGGSEIEIESGIQNIQLEHHKILEDKDHNVLLSSPVSLEAFGSRDSSEAKTNLISRSLFHPQLLRLESRSEVDSSSLPDGKEGEISKHNQSGQITRFSKAISQNRDMVEGSWLDEIIWEELDQPMVKPKLIFDLQDDQMHFEVLDSKDGAHLRLHAGAIILTRSSKSSSGDSSEVPGHGSQYGWRYVSNDKHYSNRKTSQQLKSNSKKRSAHGVKVFHSQPALKLQTMKLKLSNKDIANFHRPKALWYPHDNEVAVKEQGKLPTQGPMKIIIKSLGGKGSKLHVDTEETLSTVKAKASKKLDFKASETVKIFYLGRELEDQKSLAEQNVQPNSLLHLVRSKIHLWPKAQRVPGENKSLRPPGAFKKKSDLSVKDGHVFLMEYCEERPLLLSNVGMGARLCTYYQKCSPDDQSGSLLRNTDSSLGHVISLDPADKSPFLGDLKPGCSQSSLETNMYRAPVFPHKVPLTDYLLVRSPKGKLSLRRIDKINVVGQQEPLMEVFSPGSKNLQTYMMNRLLVHMCREFQAAEKRHLPPHIRVDEFLSQFPYQSEASFRKKIKEYANLQRGANGQSILVKKRNFRMWSEDELRKMVLPELVCAYESMQAGLYRLKHLGITETHPTNISSAMSRLPDEAIALAAASHIERELQITPWNLSSNFVACTSQGKENIERMEITGVGDPSGRGMGFSYARAPPKAPVSSAMVKKKAAANRGGSTVTGTDADLRRLSMEAAREVLLKFNVPEEVITKQTRWHRIAMIRKLSSEQAASGVKVDPTTISKYARGQRMSFLQLQQQTREKCQEIWDRQVQSLSAVNADENESDSEGNSDLDSFAGDLENLLDAEEFEEGEEGTNDLKRDKGDGVKGLKMRRRSTLAQAEEEIEDEAAEAAELCRLLMDDDEADRKKKKKTKVTGEETRLVSKMQSKFAFDNAEQVKQITNSLQLDGNIPLKEDTITDLREEENFGAKKSKSLKVNKAKKNDIAPISLPNKKIKLNMGEGIKNQVFKEKKPSRETFVCGACGQPGHMRTNKNCPKYGEDLETQLESADMEKSSGKPISVDPSSHSQPKTASKKSSSKSNSKITPVDNSAKIPLKFKCGSTEKSSDKPVTETLQNSDKPVTSDSETAKSAKVNKIIIPKKVKPDDTQAESRKHAVVIRPPTESSRGLPADSGRGPPTDAGRGQVDYQKLPIKIRPPTEEQSHKKIVIRRTKEVIDLELDSPGGNTGLQHRKTKRIVELSNFEKHKQETVYGTGAFPKWNTKEDRRWWEEQEKRRNDARLREEDRARRHHKEEMRMLKEQERLDEIKRFEEDIRREREEEERQKAKKKKKKKKPDLRDEYLDDPRARRHDKRMPERDRSGKRRSVAELGKLSADYMPPTKRRRGGGGEVGLANILEGIVETMVKDRYELSYLFVKPVSKKEAPDYLDIIDTPMDLSRIRERVRNMEYKSREDFRHDVWQITFNAHKYNDGRNPGIPPLADMLLEYCDYLLNENDDSLTSAEAGIETRDS; encoded by the exons ATGGAATCCAAAGCTTCTGTATTTGATGATGAAAATTATGATGAAGAATCTGAGAAGGAGCAAGACTTTCTGAATGAAGATTCTAAACCTGATAATATCTCCTTACCtg AGGAGCAGGAAGAGACTTTGGTAGAGGCATCTAAAGAAGAGAGTGCTCTTGAACGTGAATTACATGTTGACTCACTGCAAAGTGAAGAATTGGATGCTGATGTACAAAAACCTGAGGAG GAAGGGACTGAAGTCCAGAAAAGGTCTATGGCTATGCCGTTGCCTATTTTATGTGTGGAAGATGGTGTGGCAATTTTACGCTTCTCTGAAATCTTTGGCATTCATGAACCTCTCAGAAAGGGAGAAAAGAGAGAACACAGGCAACCTATTACTAGAG ATAGATACAAGTCTTTGGATTTTACTGATGATTTTGTagaagaggatgaagaggaATTCCTCAAGGGTTCCTCCCAGAGTCTCTCACAGACTAAACAGGTTTCTGTAGTTCATAATGATGTATCAGAAAGCAACGATGTTGACTTGGAGTTTCCAAAATTTGGGTTTCTTCATACTGAGCCCTCAGTGGCCAGGAAAGATGATCATCAATCGAAGGACTCGTGTCATAGTGCTGAACCAATGAAAGGGGATTTTGAAGAAGACCTTTCCTGGAAAGATCATCCTTTCATATGGACCAACTTTTATCCTCTTGATCAGCAAGACTGGGAAGATGAAATCATTTGGGGCAATTCTCCTGTtccaagtaataataatattgaaagcTGTGAAGTTTCTGGACCTGAGTTGGGAGTTTCTGGTGGCAgtgaaatagaaattgaaagtgGGATCCAGAATATTCAGCTGGAGCATCACAAGATACTGGAAGATAAAGATCATAATGTCTTGCTCAGCTCTCCTGTCTCGTTGGAGGCCTTTGGCTCAAGGGATTCTTCTGAAGCTAAAACCAATCTAATATCTAGAAGTCTTTTTCATCCCCAACTTTTAAGGTTAGAATCCAGATCTGAAGTGGATAGTTCTAGTCTTCCAGATGGAAAAGAGGGGGAGATATCTAAACATAATCAAAGTGGTCAAATTACACGTTTTAGCAAGGCTATATCACAAAATAGAGACATGGTGGAGGGTTCCTGGTTAGACGAGATAATATGGGAGGAGCTTGATCAGCCTATGGTGAAACCAAAGCTTATCTTTGATCTTCAGGATGATCAAATGCACTTCGAAGTTTTGGATAGTAAGGATGGTGCACATCTTCGTCTTCATGCTGGGGCTATAATTTTAACTCGTTCTTCAAAATCAAGCAGTGGGGACTCATCTGAAGTACCAGGACATGGAAGTCAATATGGATGGCGATATGTGTCTAATGACAAACATTATTCAAATCGTAAAACTTCTCAACAATTGAAATCAAATTCCAAAAAACGCTCGGCACATGGTGTCAAAGTTTTCCACTCTCAACCTGCGTTGAAGCTGCAGACAATGAAATTGAAGTTGAGCAA TAAAGATATTGCAAATTTTCACCGGCCAAAAGCATTATGGTATCCCCATGACAATGAGGTTGCTGTCAAAGAACAAGGGAAATTGCCAACACAAGGACccatgaaaattattataaagagtTTGGGTGGCAAGGGAAGTAAATTGCATGTGGATACTGAAGAAACTCTCTCAACTGTTAAAGCAAAAGCTTCCAAAAAGCTAG ATTTTAAGGCATCAGAAAcagtgaaaatattttatttagggaGGGAGCTTGAAGATCAGAAGTCACTTGCCGAACAAAATGTTCAACCAAACTCCTTGTTACATCTTGTTCGTTCAAAGATACATTTGTGGCCAAAAGCACAGAGGGTTCCTGGGGAGAACAAGTCCTTGCGTCCTCCTGGGGCATTCAAGAAAAAATCTGATCTGTCTGTAAAAGACGGACATGTTTTTCTGATGGA GTATTGTGAAGAAAGACCTTTACTTTTGAGCAATGTTGGAATGGGTGCAAGACTTTGTACATACTATCAAAAATGCTCACCAGATGACCAATCTGGCTCTTTATTACGTAACACAGATAGTAGCTTGGGGCACGTTATTTCTCTGGATCCTGCGGATAAATCTCCGTTCCTTGGAGATTTGAAACCTGGTTGCTCTCAGTCATCACTAGAGACAAATATGTATAGAGCACCCGTATTTCCTCATAAAGTTCCACTAACTGACTACCTGCTGGTTCGCTCACCAAAGGGAAAGCTATCATTAAGGCGCattgataaaattaatgttGTTGGACAGCAG GAGCCACTCATGGAGGTATTTTCACCAGGAAGTAAAAATCTTCAGACTTACATGATGAACAGGCTGTTGGTACACATGTGCCGTGAATTCCAAGCAGCAGAGAAGCGGCACTTGCCTCCTCATATCCGTGTTGATGAATTTCTCTCACAGTTTCCTTACCAATCGGAAGCATCATTTCGTAAGAAAATCAAGGAATATGCAAATTTACAG AGGGGAGCAAATGGACAGTCgattttggttaaaaagagaaatTTCCGCATGTGGTCTGAGGATGAATTGAGAAAAATGGTTCTGCCGGAGCTT GTTTGTGCCTATGAAAGCATGCAAGCAGGCCTCTACCGGCTAAAACATTTAGGAATAACTGAAACACACCCTACAAATATTTCATCTGCAATGAGTCGGCTCCCTGATGAAGCAATAGCATTGGCTGCTGCATCACACATTGAGAGAGAACTGCAGATTACTCCTTGGAACTTGAGTAGCAATTTTGTTGCTTGTACAAGCCAG GGTAAGGAAAATATTGAGCGAATGGAAATTACTGGCGTTGGTGATCCTTCTGGTCGAGGCATGGGTTTCAGCTATGCTCGGGCACCTCCAAAGGCACCAGTGTCTAGTGCAATGGTGAAGAAGAAAGCAGCTGCTAACCGTGGAGGTTCCACTGTTACTGGTACAGATGCTGATCTGCGTAGATTAAGCATGGAGGCTGCGCGAGAG GTTCTTCTTAAGTTCAATGTTCCTGAGGAAGTCATTACTAAACAAACCAGGTGGCATCGCATTGCTATGATACGTAAACTTTCAAGTGAGCAAGCTGCATCTGGGGTTAAGGTTGACCCGACAACTATCAGCAAATATGCTCGTGGCCAGCGAATGTCCTTTCTTCAGTTACAGCAGCAGACTAGAGAAAAATGCCAGGAGATTTGGGATCGACAAGTTCAGAGTCTGTCAGCTGTAAATGCTGATGAGAACGAGAGTGATTCGGAAGGTAATAGTGATCTGGATTCTTTTGCTGGAGACCTGGAAAATTTACTTGATGCTGAGGAGTTTGAAGAGGGAGAAGAAGGTACAAATGACTTAAAACGTGACAAGGGAGACGGTGTTAAGGGTCTTAAAATGAGAAGACGCTCAACTTTGGCTCAGGCAGAGGAGGAAATAGAAGATGAAGCCGCTGAGGCTGCTGAGTTATGCAGGTTGCTGATGGATG ATGATGAAGCtgataggaagaaaaagaagaaaactaaagTAACTGGGGAAGAAACAAGATTGGTATCAAAGATGCAATCAAAATTTGCCTTCGACAATGCTGAACAAgttaaacaaataacaaatagtTTACAATTAGATGGAAATATTCCCTTGAAAGAGGACACGATTACAGATCTTAGGGAG GAGGAAAATTTTGGTGCTAAAAAAAGCAAATCACTGAAGGTCAATAAAGCCAAGAAGAATGATATTGCACCTATTTCTCTTcccaataaaaaaatcaaattgaatatgGGAGAAGGAATTAAG AACCAGGTGTTTAAGGAGAAAAAACCATCAAGGGAAACTTTTGTTTGTGGAGCATGTGGTCAG CCTGGGCATATGCGAACAAACAAGAACTGTCCAAAATATGGTGAAGATCTTGAAACTCAACTTGAATCTGCAGATATGGAAAAATCATCTGGGAAACCCATATCTGTGGACCCCTCCAGTCACTCCCAGCCTAAAACCGCCTCCAAAAAGTCAAGTTCGAAAAGCAACTCAAAGATTACTCCTGTTGACAATTCGGCAAAAATTCCACTGAAATTCAAATGTGGCTCCACAGAGAAATCTTCTGATAAACCTGTAACAGAGACCCTGCAGAACTCTGACAAGCCAGTCACTTCGGATTCAGAAACTGCAAAGTCTGCTAAGgttaataagataattattcCCAAAAAAGTGAAACCAGATGATACACAGGCTGAATCTCGTAAGCATGCTGTTGTTATAAGGCCTCCTACTGAATCAAGTAGAGGGCTTCCTGCTGATTCAGGTAGAGGGCCTCCTACTGATGCAGGCAGAGGTCAGGTTGATTATCAGAAGTTACCAATTAAAATACGACCACCAACAGAGGAGCAAAGTCACAAAAAGATTGTTATAAGACGTACGAAGGAGGTTATTGATTTAGAACTGGATAGTCCTGGTGGAAACACTGGACTTCAACACAGAAAGACAAAAAGAATTGTTGAATTGTCAAATTTTGAGAAACATAAACAGGAGACCGTGTATGGAACTGGAGCTTTTCCAAAATGGAACACTAAAGAGGACAGAAGATGGTGGGAAGAGCAAGAGAAACGAAGAAATGATGCAAGACTTAGAGAAGAAGACAGAGCAAGGAGGCATCACAAAGAAGAAATGAGGATGCTCAAAGAGCAAGAAAGGTTAGATGAGATAAAAAGATTTGAAGAAGATATCAGAAGAGAGAGGGAGGAAGAAGAACGGCAAAaggctaagaagaaaaagaagaagaaaaagccTGATTTAAGAGATGAGTATTTAGATGATCCCAGAGCAAGAAGACATGATAAGAGAATGCCTGAAAGAGACAGGAGTGGAAAAAGGAGATCTGTTGCTGAGTTAGGAAAGCTTAGTGCAGATTATATGCCGCCAACAAAACGCCGAAGAGGGGGAGGGGGAGAG GTTGGTTTGGCAAATATCTTGGAGGGCATTGTGGAAACGATGGTTAAAGATAGGTACGAGCTATCGTATCTTTTCGTGAAACCAGTGTCGAAGAAAGAGGCTCCTGACTACCTGGACATTATAGATACGCCTATGGATCTTTCCAGAATCAGGGAGAGAGTACGGAATATGGAGTACAAGAGCCGAGAAGATTTCAGGCATGATGTTTGGCAGATTACTTTTAATGCACACAAATACAACGACGGGAGAAATCCTGGAATTCCTCCCCTTGCAGATATGCTTTTGGAATATTGTGATTATTTGTTGAATGAGAATGATGATAGCCTCACTTCAGCAGAAGCTGGCATTGAAACTAGAGATTCCTAA